The Anabaena sp. WA102 genome contains a region encoding:
- a CDS encoding peroxiredoxin, which produces MGSRRTFISILFASCLAVISWFNFTPPAQALGGKLPTINQPAPEFTLPTNTGNGKVSLADFRGKWVVLYFYPKDFTSGCTIEARRFQQDLPKYIQKNTEIIGISADDVDSHAEFCDSEGLKFPLLADIKGEVSKAYGSWIGVVSMRHSFIIDPQGILRATFVKVNPSIHSMQVLEMLNKLQSSVS; this is translated from the coding sequence ATGGGTTCCCGTCGCACTTTTATTAGCATTTTATTTGCTTCTTGTTTGGCTGTTATTAGTTGGTTTAATTTTACCCCTCCTGCTCAAGCTTTAGGTGGTAAATTACCCACAATTAATCAACCTGCACCTGAGTTTACCTTACCCACTAATACAGGCAATGGTAAAGTTTCTCTAGCTGATTTTCGGGGTAAGTGGGTAGTTCTTTATTTCTACCCCAAAGATTTTACTTCTGGTTGTACTATTGAAGCCCGACGGTTTCAGCAAGATTTACCTAAATATATTCAGAAAAATACTGAGATTATTGGTATCAGTGCTGATGATGTTGATTCTCATGCAGAATTTTGTGACTCGGAGGGGTTAAAATTTCCTTTGTTAGCTGATATTAAGGGTGAAGTTAGTAAGGCTTATGGTTCTTGGATAGGTGTTGTCTCTATGCGCCATAGTTTTATTATTGATCCTCAAGGGATATTACGCGCAACTTTTGTGAAGGTTAATCCTAGTATTCACAGTATGCAAGTTTTGGAAATGTTGAACAAGTTGCAATCTTCTGTTTCTTAG
- a CDS encoding FAD-binding domain-containing protein, with product MLRDFQNRAELVAYLKEQFPQAAAQDDHISDIPGGRKAAQQALQKIDPIAYAKTRNFLTGDITKLSPYLRHGVLSLREVREYILNRIENPEDANKLINELGWRDYWQRLYVKLGNEIWQNQEEFKTGYQSTDYAAQLPEDITTGTTGLVCIDSFSQELRETGYLHNHIRMWLAAYIIHWRHIQWQAGAKWFLQHLLDGDPASNNMSWQWVASTFSHKPYFFNRENLERYSKGVYCRQCPHFGKCDFEGSYEQIEQRLFPQAKFSKQPNSQSWQKGNHRR from the coding sequence ATGTTACGTGATTTCCAAAATCGAGCCGAATTAGTCGCATATCTCAAGGAACAGTTCCCCCAAGCCGCAGCACAAGATGATCACATTAGCGATATTCCCGGAGGAAGGAAAGCCGCACAACAAGCGCTACAAAAAATTGACCCCATAGCTTACGCAAAAACCCGCAACTTCCTAACTGGTGACATTACCAAATTGTCACCATACCTTCGTCATGGAGTCTTGAGTTTGCGGGAAGTTCGAGAATATATACTGAACCGAATTGAGAATCCAGAGGATGCTAATAAACTAATTAACGAATTAGGCTGGCGTGATTATTGGCAAAGATTATATGTCAAACTAGGAAACGAGATTTGGCAAAATCAAGAAGAATTCAAAACCGGTTATCAATCAACAGACTACGCAGCCCAACTACCTGAAGATATCACAACCGGAACGACAGGACTAGTTTGCATTGACAGCTTTAGTCAGGAACTACGAGAAACAGGCTACCTACACAACCATATAAGAATGTGGTTAGCAGCTTATATTATCCATTGGCGACATATTCAATGGCAAGCCGGCGCAAAATGGTTTCTTCAACATTTACTCGACGGTGATCCAGCAAGTAACAATATGTCATGGCAATGGGTAGCAAGTACATTTAGTCATAAACCCTATTTTTTCAACCGTGAGAATCTAGAACGTTACAGCAAAGGCGTTTATTGTCGTCAATGTCCCCATTTCGGTAAATGCGACTTTGAAGGCAGTTATGAACAAATAGAACAGCGACTTTTTCCTCAAGCTAAATTCAGCAAACAGCCTAATAGTCAAAGTTGGCAAAAAGGCAATCATCGAAGATAA
- a CDS encoding UPF0182 family protein encodes MKTIRVFIGCLSLWLFLYIAAYLGAEIFWFQEVGYIEVFLQRLLTQGSLWLFIVSLSAIYLLGNLTLAERLKYPPFSHSIPVQELKISQRLTSFLSPQYPRNNQSPQWQNYTSKIKLRSLLPLILGLIFLLCLMLIHYGNIALSYWLEKVNQSSLSVPLLFRAEIILQLGRQIISQPWSLGLLGGLSMAILIYSKLCFRAIAIIFSLIFGWILSQHWAKILLSFHPISFDHPEPLFGKDISFYIFHLPIWELLGFWLIGLSLYACISVILTYLLSANSLSQAVFPGFSSPQMRHLSGLVGCLMLVVSLNYWLSRYQLLYSVRGVSYGASYTDVKAQLPADTILYILSVSIALYLLWLTVFWQQKSSHHRRVSYALGIYITLIFIGNFIVPMAVQNFIVEPNELQKEQPYIMRNIALTRQAFNLDVIDSQIFNPTGKLTEADIKANELTIRNIRLWDQEPLLKTNRQLQQIRPYYKFPDADIDRYLIKNNGDQEKQQVLIAARELNYPDVPLQAQTWVNQNMIYTHGYGFTMSPVNTVAAGGLPEYFVKDISENGSVLNTSSPNIRASIPIGQPRIYYGEISNTHVMTGTKVKELDYPSGSDNVYNSYDGLGGIHINSLWRRWLFSIYLKDWKMIFTRDFLPETKILLRRNINQRIRTIAPFLKFDSDPYLVVADAHIDGQNQQFPGKENYLYWIVDAYTTSDRYPYSDTGKNSINYIRNSVKIVIDANNGTVRFYIADASDPLITAWSKIFPKMFQPLNNLPINLRNHLRYPVDYFKIQSERLMIYHMTDTQVFYNREDQWQIPNEIYGNESRKVEPYYLITSLPNVSFEEFILLLPYTPKQRTNLIAWLAARSDGENYGKLVLYNFPKERLIYGQEQIEARINQDPVISQQISLWNRQGSRVIQGNLLIVPIEQSLLYVEPIYLEATQNSLPTLVRVVVAYENRIIMAPTLEQALQGIFQPELAPPATIIRLLEDEIPPG; translated from the coding sequence ATGAAAACTATTAGAGTTTTTATAGGATGTTTGAGTTTGTGGCTATTCTTATATATAGCTGCTTATTTGGGTGCGGAAATTTTTTGGTTTCAGGAAGTTGGTTATATAGAAGTATTTTTGCAAAGATTGTTAACTCAGGGGAGTTTATGGTTGTTTATTGTGAGTTTGAGCGCCATTTACTTATTAGGAAATCTGACTTTAGCTGAGAGGTTGAAATATCCCCCTTTTTCTCATTCTATTCCGGTACAGGAACTAAAAATTAGTCAAAGATTAACGAGTTTTCTTAGTCCTCAATATCCCAGAAATAATCAATCCCCTCAATGGCAAAATTATACCAGTAAAATTAAATTGCGATCGCTCTTACCTCTAATATTAGGGTTAATTTTTTTACTGTGCCTGATGCTAATACACTATGGAAACATTGCCCTCTCCTATTGGTTAGAGAAAGTTAATCAATCTAGTTTATCAGTACCACTATTATTTCGAGCCGAGATAATTTTACAGTTGGGAAGACAGATAATTTCTCAACCTTGGTCTTTAGGACTATTGGGGGGATTATCTATGGCTATATTAATTTATAGCAAATTGTGCTTCAGAGCGATCGCTATTATTTTTAGTCTTATCTTTGGCTGGATACTATCTCAACATTGGGCAAAAATTCTCTTATCTTTTCATCCTATTTCCTTTGATCATCCTGAACCATTATTTGGCAAGGATATCAGTTTTTATATTTTCCATCTCCCCATTTGGGAACTTTTAGGATTTTGGTTAATAGGATTATCCCTATATGCTTGTATTAGCGTCATTCTCACCTATTTATTATCAGCAAATAGTCTCAGTCAAGCCGTTTTTCCCGGATTTTCTTCTCCACAAATGCGCCATTTATCGGGATTAGTCGGCTGTTTAATGTTAGTCGTATCTTTAAATTATTGGCTCAGTCGTTATCAACTCCTATACTCGGTTCGTGGTGTCAGTTATGGAGCTAGTTATACTGATGTTAAAGCCCAATTACCAGCAGATACAATACTGTATATTTTATCAGTATCTATAGCCTTATACTTATTATGGTTAACTGTATTTTGGCAACAAAAATCTTCACATCATCGTCGGGTAAGTTATGCTTTAGGTATTTATATAACTTTGATATTCATAGGTAATTTCATTGTACCTATGGCTGTACAAAATTTTATTGTTGAGCCAAATGAATTACAAAAAGAACAACCTTATATAATGCGAAATATCGCCCTAACTCGTCAAGCATTTAATTTAGATGTCATTGACTCTCAAATATTTAACCCCACAGGAAAACTCACAGAAGCAGATATCAAAGCCAATGAATTGACAATTAGAAATATTCGGCTTTGGGATCAAGAACCATTATTAAAAACTAACCGTCAGTTACAACAAATTCGCCCTTATTATAAATTTCCCGATGCTGATATTGATAGATATTTAATTAAAAATAACGGTGATCAAGAAAAACAACAGGTACTAATTGCAGCGAGAGAATTAAATTATCCAGATGTTCCCCTCCAAGCACAAACATGGGTAAACCAAAATATGATTTATACTCATGGTTATGGCTTCACTATGAGTCCCGTCAATACCGTTGCTGCTGGTGGATTACCAGAATATTTTGTCAAAGATATTAGTGAAAATGGTAGCGTATTAAATACTTCTAGTCCTAATATTCGTGCCAGTATTCCCATCGGACAACCCCGAATTTATTATGGAGAAATTAGTAATACTCACGTCATGACTGGGACAAAAGTTAAAGAATTAGATTATCCCAGTGGCAGCGATAATGTTTATAATAGTTATGATGGATTAGGGGGTATTCATATCAACTCTCTATGGCGAAGATGGCTATTTTCCATATATTTAAAAGACTGGAAAATGATATTTACCAGAGATTTTTTACCAGAAACCAAAATATTATTACGGCGGAATATTAACCAACGAATTCGCACCATTGCCCCTTTTTTAAAATTTGATAGTGATCCTTATTTAGTTGTAGCAGATGCCCATATAGATGGTCAAAATCAACAATTTCCCGGTAAAGAAAATTATCTTTATTGGATAGTTGATGCTTACACCACAAGCGATCGCTATCCTTACTCAGATACAGGTAAAAATAGTATTAACTATATCCGTAACTCTGTTAAAATCGTCATTGATGCTAACAACGGTACAGTCAGATTTTACATTGCTGATGCCTCCGATCCATTAATTACAGCTTGGTCAAAAATATTTCCCAAAATGTTTCAACCACTGAATAATTTACCAATCAATCTCCGCAATCATCTCCGCTATCCAGTAGATTATTTCAAAATTCAATCTGAACGCTTAATGATCTACCACATGACAGATACCCAGGTATTTTATAATCGGGAAGATCAATGGCAGATTCCCAATGAAATCTATGGTAACGAAAGCCGTAAAGTTGAACCCTACTATTTAATAACCAGTCTCCCTAACGTTTCCTTTGAAGAATTCATCCTCCTACTTCCCTACACACCCAAACAACGCACCAATTTAATCGCTTGGTTAGCAGCACGTTCCGACGGTGAAAATTATGGGAAATTAGTATTATATAACTTTCCCAAAGAACGTTTAATTTATGGACAAGAACAAATTGAAGCCAGAATAAATCAAGATCCAGTTATTTCTCAACAAATTTCCCTATGGAATCGTCAAGGTTCCAGAGTAATTCAAGGTAATCTGTTAATAGTTCCCATTGAGCAATCATTACTATATGTTGAACCAATTTATTTAGAAGCCACACAAAATAGTTTACCAACATTAGTGAGAGTAGTCGTAGCCTATGAAAATCGCATCATCATGGCACCCACCTTAGAACAAGCACTACAAGGAATCTTTCAACCAGAACTCGCACCACCAGCAACTATTATTCGTCTCCTAGAAGACGAAATACCCCCTGGTTAA
- the sipA gene encoding regulatory protein SipA: MSSEFPIGSKVRVVSLPPYLKTAEPMPMLRPPEVIHIGEEGIVLDHRPGGYWGVRFTRGAFLIDSQHIESIENLSEPQSD, encoded by the coding sequence ATGTCTTCAGAATTCCCAATTGGTAGTAAAGTCCGTGTGGTATCATTGCCACCATACCTGAAAACGGCTGAACCAATGCCTATGTTACGTCCCCCTGAAGTAATTCATATTGGCGAGGAAGGTATAGTTCTTGACCATCGCCCTGGTGGTTATTGGGGTGTCCGCTTTACTAGAGGCGCTTTTCTCATAGATAGCCAACACATTGAAAGTATCGAAAACCTGTCCGAACCGCAATCAGATTGA
- a CDS encoding muconolactone Delta-isomerase: MLYHLDFHVEYPDNINQQELFALWSEEADVALQAKQAGIVVDLWKCVGTRRVIVIVDVPTPDTLDQILLDLPIMKKNGQKVQIEVTPLRKYEDFAADIKARLNNQE; encoded by the coding sequence ATGCTATATCATTTAGATTTTCATGTTGAATACCCCGATAACATAAATCAACAAGAACTATTTGCCTTATGGAGTGAAGAAGCAGATGTCGCCCTCCAAGCCAAACAAGCCGGAATAGTGGTTGATTTATGGAAATGTGTTGGTACTCGTCGTGTAATTGTCATTGTTGATGTTCCTACTCCCGACACATTAGACCAAATTCTTCTAGACTTGCCTATCATGAAAAAAAACGGACAAAAAGTGCAAATAGAAGTAACACCTTTAAGAAAATATGAAGACTTCGCTGCTGATATCAAAGCTAGATTAAATAACCAGGAATAG
- a CDS encoding CheR family methyltransferase — protein sequence MNAPHKDLDFENLLQYLRINRGFDFTGYKRSTLMRRVIKEMETLNIDSFVNYQDYLEVHPDEFKNLFNTILINVTAFFRDSSAWEYLAKEIIPDIIKNKQKDEQLRFWSAGCASGQEAYTLAMVLAEILGVEEFRKRVKIYATDVDEEALTQARQASYSAKNIIEVPSELRDKYFDLVNKNYVFRQDLRRCVIFGRHDLLQDAPISRLDLLACRNTLMYFNSEIQGKIINRFHFAINDHGYLFLGKAEMLVMHSNLFIPIHLKDRVFAKVSLGNIRNRQLVMTNLQNKESSNNVYAEELRIRDLAFDTASSAQVVIDNHGILIMINEEARRLFNLTNKDLNRPFQDLELSYRPVELRSLIEQVYNERHPIILTNVERYQPNSEVQYLDVRIIPLQDNDQTILGVTISFNDVTRYLKLQTALQRSRQELETTNEELQSTNEELETTNEELQSTNEELETTNEELQSTNQEMETMNEELQSANEELQTINNELSDRTTELDQTNIFLASILSSLQMGMVVLDNSFNILIWNHTVEDMWGLRSDEVMNKSWFSLDIGLPVEQLRNSLRDIISSKKKLQEILLNATNRRGKKIQCYVACSPLLKETVEGIIIMITDVEKINSMISPVDIEERQREG from the coding sequence ATGAATGCTCCACACAAGGATCTGGATTTTGAAAATCTCCTCCAATATTTGAGAATCAATCGAGGGTTTGATTTCACAGGTTATAAACGTTCGACTTTAATGCGTCGTGTTATTAAAGAGATGGAGACTTTAAATATAGATAGCTTTGTGAATTATCAAGATTATTTAGAAGTTCATCCAGATGAGTTTAAAAATTTATTTAATACCATTTTAATTAATGTGACTGCTTTTTTTAGAGATAGTTCAGCTTGGGAATATTTAGCCAAAGAAATTATCCCTGATATCATCAAAAATAAACAAAAAGATGAACAGCTTCGGTTCTGGAGTGCTGGTTGTGCGTCTGGACAAGAGGCTTATACTTTAGCAATGGTTCTAGCAGAAATATTGGGAGTAGAAGAGTTTCGTAAGCGGGTAAAAATCTACGCAACAGATGTAGACGAAGAAGCTCTCACCCAAGCTCGTCAAGCTAGTTATTCAGCCAAAAATATCATTGAAGTTCCATCAGAACTGCGCGATAAATATTTTGATCTAGTAAATAAAAATTATGTTTTTCGCCAAGATTTGCGTCGTTGCGTGATTTTTGGTCGTCATGATTTACTTCAGGATGCACCAATTTCTCGTTTAGATTTATTGGCTTGTCGCAATACCTTAATGTATTTTAATTCAGAAATACAAGGAAAGATTATCAATCGGTTTCATTTTGCCATTAATGATCATGGCTATCTATTTTTAGGAAAAGCAGAGATGTTAGTCATGCACTCTAATTTATTTATACCTATACATTTAAAAGATCGTGTATTTGCGAAAGTATCTTTGGGAAACATCCGTAATCGTCAACTAGTTATGACAAATTTGCAAAATAAAGAATCCTCTAATAATGTTTATGCTGAAGAACTGCGAATTAGAGATTTGGCTTTTGATACAGCGTCTAGCGCCCAAGTTGTTATTGATAATCATGGTATATTAATTATGATTAATGAAGAAGCTCGACGTTTATTTAACCTGACAAATAAAGATTTAAATCGCCCCTTTCAGGATTTAGAATTATCCTATAGACCTGTAGAGTTACGCTCATTAATCGAGCAAGTATATAATGAACGCCATCCTATTATACTCACAAATGTTGAACGTTATCAGCCAAATTCAGAAGTTCAATATTTAGATGTGCGAATCATTCCTTTACAAGATAATGATCAAACCATTCTCGGTGTCACAATCTCTTTTAATGATGTCACCCGTTATCTGAAACTCCAAACAGCATTACAACGCTCTCGACAGGAATTAGAAACAACCAATGAAGAATTGCAATCTACTAATGAAGAACTAGAAACAACCAATGAAGAATTGCAATCTACTAATGAAGAACTAGAAACAACCAATGAAGAATTGCAATCAACAAATCAAGAAATGGAGACAATGAATGAAGAACTCCAATCTGCTAATGAAGAATTACAAACAATAAATAATGAATTAAGCGATCGCACCACTGAACTTGACCAAACTAATATTTTTCTTGCTTCTATTTTAAGCTCTCTGCAAATGGGAATGGTAGTCTTAGATAATAGTTTTAATATTTTAATTTGGAATCATACAGTTGAGGATATGTGGGGTTTACGCAGTGACGAAGTAATGAATAAATCCTGGTTTAGTTTGGATATCGGTTTACCTGTAGAACAACTGCGAAATTCCCTTCGTGATATTATATCTAGTAAGAAGAAATTACAGGAAATACTTCTGAATGCCACCAATCGTCGCGGTAAAAAAATCCAATGTTATGTTGCCTGTAGTCCTTTACTAAAAGAAACAGTAGAAGGTATTATCATTATGATAACAGATGTGGAGAAAATCAATAGTATGATTTCTCCAGTGGACATTGAAGAAAGACAACGGGAAGGATAA
- a CDS encoding polyphosphate kinase 2 family protein, with product MNHDPYIVKPGDQISLIKDYNPGYRCEFHPKTDAIKKLKTGVLQLAKYQDVLYAQNSYSLLIIFQAMDAAGKDSTIKHVMSGVNPQGCQVFSFKSPSEEELDHDYLWRSMKSLPERGRIGIFNRSYYEELLIVRVHPEILKKQQLPKFPQGNQIWKQRFEEINNFEKYLVNNGVIVLKFFLNVSKSVQRKRFLARIDSPEKHWKFSASDIRERAFWDDYMDAYEQVFNNTSTEFAPWYIVPADRKWFTRLVVADIICTKLQELNLQYPEISEENKKQLQEAKKNLEAEN from the coding sequence ATGAATCATGATCCTTATATTGTTAAACCAGGTGATCAGATTTCTTTGATCAAGGACTATAATCCAGGTTATAGATGCGAGTTTCACCCAAAAACTGATGCGATTAAAAAATTAAAAACAGGTGTTTTACAACTAGCTAAATATCAAGATGTTCTCTATGCCCAGAATAGTTATTCTTTGTTAATTATTTTTCAAGCTATGGATGCTGCTGGTAAGGATAGCACCATTAAGCACGTGATGTCGGGGGTGAATCCCCAAGGGTGTCAGGTATTTAGTTTTAAATCTCCTAGTGAGGAAGAATTAGATCATGATTATTTATGGCGTTCGATGAAGTCTCTCCCGGAAAGGGGTAGAATTGGCATTTTTAATCGTTCATATTACGAGGAATTACTTATAGTTCGTGTCCATCCAGAAATTCTTAAAAAACAACAATTACCCAAGTTTCCTCAAGGTAATCAGATATGGAAACAGCGATTTGAGGAAATTAATAATTTTGAAAAATACTTGGTTAATAATGGGGTAATTGTGCTGAAGTTTTTTCTAAATGTCTCAAAATCGGTGCAAAGAAAGCGGTTTTTAGCACGGATTGATTCACCGGAAAAACATTGGAAATTTTCTGCTAGTGATATCCGAGAAAGGGCTTTTTGGGATGATTATATGGATGCTTATGAGCAAGTTTTTAACAATACAAGTACAGAATTTGCTCCCTGGTATATTGTTCCTGCTGATCGGAAATGGTTTACACGGTTGGTGGTAGCAGATATTATTTGCACAAAGTTACAGGAATTAAATTTGCAATATCCTGAAATTAGTGAGGAAAATAAAAAGCAATTACAGGAAGCTAAAAAAAATCTGGAAGCAGAAAATTAG
- a CDS encoding chemotaxis protein CheB, with amino-acid sequence MPNLPNFDIVALAASAGGLTALIEVLSNLPANFRAAIVVVQHLDPRHPSLMAEILSRRTPLKVVQAKAGDELTPGTVYIAPPNNHLLVNSDGTASLSQSEMVHFLRPSADLLFESVAASYKERAIAVVLTGTGSDGAMGVEAIKKMGGTVIVQDDKSAEFPGMPSSAIKTGNVDFILPLTEISSALITLVMSHAISS; translated from the coding sequence ATGCCAAATCTTCCTAACTTTGATATTGTGGCTTTAGCGGCTTCTGCTGGTGGATTAACGGCATTAATTGAGGTGCTTTCAAATTTACCTGCAAATTTCCGAGCAGCAATTGTTGTGGTTCAACATTTAGATCCTCGTCATCCATCCCTGATGGCAGAAATTCTCAGTCGTCGGACTCCACTGAAAGTAGTCCAAGCAAAAGCAGGAGATGAACTCACTCCGGGGACTGTTTATATTGCTCCTCCGAATAACCACCTGTTGGTGAATAGTGATGGTACAGCTTCTTTGTCTCAGTCGGAAATGGTGCATTTTCTCCGTCCTTCGGCGGATTTGTTGTTTGAATCCGTGGCAGCAAGTTATAAAGAAAGAGCGATCGCTGTTGTCCTCACAGGAACTGGTAGTGATGGCGCAATGGGAGTGGAAGCAATCAAAAAAATGGGTGGGACGGTAATTGTCCAGGATGACAAAAGTGCTGAATTTCCGGGAATGCCATCTTCAGCAATTAAGACAGGGAATGTAGATTTCATCCTCCCTTTAACAGAAATTTCTTCCGCTTTGATAACTTTGGTTATGTCTCACGCTATTTCGTCATAA
- a CDS encoding cobyrinate a,c-diamide synthase produces MSIIIAGERSGVGKTTVTLTLLASLRRRGVKVQSFKVGPDYIDPMFHQYVTGLPCRNLDAVLTSESYVQQCFHHHSPQSEYTLVEGVMGLFDGISHLSNTNEKTDFASTAHVARLLDIPIILVIDCSRLSGSVAAIAHGYCSLDSRIKVAGLVLNRVGSDRHLSLLKAALSPLQLPILGVLRRQDNITIPDRHLGLIPTAELPELDQIINSLADLGDIYFDWDKLLPLLKSASSPILNSQFSTPNSAVRIAVARDQAFNFYYQDNLDLLEELGAELVFWSPLNDDQLPKDIQGMYFGGGFPEVFAQQLSKNTSLIQTVKNSILGGIPTIAECGGLMYLCEKIIDFDGNSWSMVGILPTYAQMDKRLTLGYRRAVVLENTFLLDSNKNIFGHEFHRSHVITNSPQPLFNTYRYDCDENTGFEGWNLPNVHASYIHQHWGESREIPQRFIQECLRGCLKSRIP; encoded by the coding sequence ATGTCTATAATTATTGCTGGAGAACGGAGTGGAGTCGGGAAAACAACAGTTACACTTACCCTATTAGCATCTTTACGTCGTCGTGGTGTAAAAGTGCAATCTTTTAAGGTGGGACCCGATTATATTGATCCGATGTTTCATCAATATGTTACTGGTCTTCCTTGCCGAAATTTAGATGCTGTGCTAACTTCAGAAAGTTATGTGCAGCAATGTTTTCACCATCATTCTCCCCAGTCTGAATATACTTTAGTTGAAGGGGTAATGGGTTTGTTTGATGGTATTAGCCATTTGTCAAACACAAATGAAAAAACCGACTTTGCAAGTACAGCCCACGTTGCTAGATTATTAGATATACCAATAATATTAGTAATTGATTGTAGTCGTTTATCGGGTTCAGTAGCTGCGATCGCTCACGGTTATTGTTCTTTAGATAGTAGAATTAAAGTTGCTGGATTAGTCTTAAATCGAGTCGGAAGCGATCGGCATTTATCATTATTAAAAGCTGCCCTTTCACCTTTACAATTACCCATACTCGGTGTCTTACGACGACAAGATAATATTACCATTCCTGACCGTCATCTGGGTTTAATTCCCACCGCAGAATTACCAGAATTAGATCAAATAATTAATAGTTTGGCAGATTTAGGTGATATTTACTTTGATTGGGATAAACTTCTCCCACTTTTAAAATCAGCATCTTCCCCAATTCTCAATTCTCAATTCTCAACTCCCAATTCTGCTGTAAGAATTGCTGTAGCGCGAGATCAAGCCTTTAATTTTTACTATCAAGATAACTTAGATCTACTAGAAGAATTAGGAGCAGAATTAGTATTTTGGAGTCCATTAAATGATGATCAATTACCCAAAGATATCCAAGGAATGTATTTTGGTGGAGGGTTTCCTGAAGTATTCGCACAACAATTATCTAAAAATACCAGCCTAATACAAACAGTCAAAAACTCAATTTTAGGAGGAATACCCACAATTGCGGAATGTGGAGGATTGATGTATTTGTGTGAAAAAATTATTGATTTTGATGGTAACTCTTGGTCAATGGTAGGAATATTACCCACTTATGCACAAATGGATAAAAGATTAACATTAGGATATCGTCGCGCAGTAGTTTTAGAAAATACTTTTTTACTTGATAGCAATAAAAACATTTTTGGACATGAATTTCATCGTTCTCATGTAATCACCAATTCTCCCCAACCATTATTTAATACCTATCGCTATGATTGTGATGAAAATACAGGTTTTGAAGGTTGGAATTTACCCAATGTTCATGCTTCTTATATTCATCAACACTGGGGAGAAAGTAGAGAAATTCCTCAAAGATTTATCCAGGAATGTTTAAGAGGATGTTTGAAAAGTCGTATCCCGTAA